The sequence CTGAAAGTGACTTGAGACCAATCTGGATAATATCGAATTTTTCTTGATCACTAGAATATACTAATAATGTGTACTAAACATGTACTAATAATGCATGTTAAAGTAACATTTTTTACAGTTAAATTACATATTTAGCAATATGCTTTGAGAATCATAAAGCATTCAGTCATTAAGTTGGTAACATATGTTAAAAGTAGAATATTTCTCACGCTTTACTATAGTGATTAAATAGTGCTGGATACAATGATGTAACGTTCAACATTTTTATTACTGTATAACTTGAAAATACTCGATTATATTTTAGGAAATTTTCTTAAGATTTTTCAGAAGGTTTTCATTAACACTGATACCTTATACGTGTCAAGCTATTTACAAACCCTTATAATCATAGTAGACCCACtgttattaaaaaaaagaatttattgGTTTTAAATGTCAACTAAACAAGTTTTATTATGCAAAAATGTCTATCACTAAGTAATTAGTTGCCtataaaatgaacaaaacatAACTTTATCAGCCTATGTAAACTTTTTTAAGTGAAATATTTGAGGAATCATGAAAGCCTTTCATGGAGTTAAATTAtcataaagaaaaaaactgttAAAGTAATAGCACGATCCTTTATTATTTGCTGTATTCTTTTTAGGATACAAAGTATTTAAATGAACTTcgacaaaaatatatttctataaGAGGTATTTCAATTTTACATGAACATATATTTATAAAGCAATTTCATCTGAAATAATTAGCGAGGATATCAAGTTGTGTGTTCAGCTtctcttaattattatttaatcaataaaattgcaGAGAAAGGTGTCAGAATTAAAGTATCAATCTGTTAACTAAATAACTGATTAAAGTCTTTGGACATTTGAAGACATTGATTTTAGAAAGtgctttaaaaatgaattatgatCTTCAAACATTATTAAAAGTTAAAGCTAAAGATTAAAAATAGTTGAAGAAATATTGACTATGATAGTGTTGTTCAGTAATGCAGTCATCCTATACAATAAGTACCAATCGTTTTGCTCTAAAACGTATCATGATTATTGAATGTAACTAGTTCTTAGAGAATTGTAAGAAAATCATACTTCATTGATTATTTCAGATGGAAAGTGGTTAACTTTTTCAAAACAATTTCAGATCAtgtaaaaatttataaatagtttttttgatggagttttgtcctctgagctgggtggtttggtcgtggagatttcatcgttcttctgaacaacatcgtCAGCACATCGAAATCAGGTTCCATTTCGAACAAATCAAACATGAACAGGAATAAAATTAGTTGATgcattaaatgaaaataagaaCTTTGGGTACCTAAACTGACATATTTGTGAGAGAATATAAACATTTAACATAAAGACTACTGTTGTTTGAGTTGTGTAGTGGACTCCAACAGTTCAGACGTAAATACACTATTtctttgaatttattttgtgttgttttatttgattcTTATAGTTGATCTTTAgagctgtaattgatcagtctcttctcGGCAAATGTGCACCCTGTGTAGATTACGTCGAtactgccttaagtcacaagtattataagcaaagatggatggtagctagcagtgaaatccaggacgcgcgttccgtcctattcGGTACTCGGTCCATGTCCCGGAGCGAACaccaactctgcgatgcagatatatccagctgacgagtcccgaataggacgaagcgcgcgtcttggattccgcCGCTAGCCACCACCTTTCTTTACTGAAAAATTGTTTCTTTATTTGTCTGGTAAAGTAAAATAGTTTGAGAACATTTTACCAAATGTCAGTCGTTTTGAACTAGATCGTGTAAGCAAATGATGTCAATTGAAGAGGAAAATACCATTCTCATAAAACGTATTACTTtggaaaaattaaaaattattttaaaactcaGCGTTTTTCATCATTTACGTTGTATCAATTGGGTTGGTAAGCATCGATTTTCAATCATTTCTACATATTCACGATTCCTTTGTATAGCACCCTAAGTAAAACTTTCAGTAGACAGCAGTTATTCAATTCGTTATCATTGGTTTTGAAATCCTAAAAATTAATTCGTAAACATTTACACTTAAATACTCAATTGCTACTAGTAGATTTTACTTCGAAATATTTACATATCTTTTGTATTAATTACCCTTAACTATATGAATAAACGATTATTGCACAAATTTACTTACTATAAGAAAATAACAAGTTAAGAAGGAAAGTTGACCATCAATTTATTTTGTGATACTTTTCGATTCATTTTGATagcaaccaatatatatataccgacAAATTTTAATCCATGATAAAGTTACGTGAaaagttaaatttatttattattaaattatgtaacgtagtatttgaatacaaaagtAGGGCAATTTTTCACTATTTTCAGGGATaggttattttgaaaatatatagTATTACACTATAATGACATAAATAATATATGAATAGAGATGAAATGTTAGTAGAGTTTAGATACCTGAACTGATTCGTTTTGTTAACGTCAGGATCTACAGCAGTTGTTTGAAATTTACTAAGGTCGACTTTGCTTATCAAATTTTACGATTTCTTTTAAATTACCATCAAGATCTTTAAATCTGCCTAATTAGAGAAACTAATGGGGTAATACTAAAGTTAGTTTATCCGACATTGCTAAATGTCTAAGATATTATTGCATAAAACTTCAATTTATCTTTCTGTAAAATGATCTATGTTAGGTTTGGCATTATTAACAGTACATTATCTAATGCAAACGATAAAATGCATTAGTCCCTCTCAAAGACTTTCTAAAGTTAGAATTCACTACAACATAAATCAGTTTGAACAACGTTTTTTTTTCAGTAGAAGAAAAGCCTATAAACACGCAACACTTCCATTAAATCTGATTATTTTtgatcgaaatcatgagtcaattgaagctagatcaccatggaaaacctggaagcaccggacggctgtttcgtcctaatttaacaatctccacaacacgtaaactgataattaccatgtgctcactagtgactagcttcgtgagaaaattctcggagttctggtgagaaccCATGattagtggagctaatccgtgtcggatagaaacaggtgtctaccgtggtacaatggaagatggtcgcgcaatttcgtggattggttgagattagacattgacaccattggatgctggctcaatggtctagttggttaagcgcctggcgcgagattgataagtcctgggttcgagtctcgcggaatgcgggatcatgggtgcgcactgctgaggagtcccatactaggacgaaacggccgtccagtgattccaggttttccatggtggtctagcttcaattgactcatgatttcaatcaagaacttaacaatctccacagcaCCCAAACTGATAAATCTGATAATATTTAATTGCATCGtaagttaataaataaactataaaagAACATGTTTGTGAAGTTTCAACTAATTACTATTTTGCGTTTAGCTAAAAATTACATTaacttgtagtgtcggttattatgttaagcccatataccttattctagctttcggacatcccattctattcattctactcgagtTACATTCTGACCCTGttatttattcgtttatcagtcttgactgatgagggcgtaggtgtgtgtacagttcttatcccattactcaccACATgcctgtaatttatttttgtgtgcctataaatattcattaacgcttggttaaatgggagttggcttacccgccatctccactgcgcgtcgttttgcttcgttctattccattcactttatatacagaatatatgtattcacaactccattctcgttattcgacttatttaatcctgttattgactaacgtgacttaagtcgatgattatatacgaggataggtgacatatatatttcaacaacaatcatcaatacaatCACCTTGGTATCAGAacccgggccactaaagtggagagccctttcgacaacatcattcgatctaaatgacgacgaAATTACGGGCCCCACAAAAATCTCAGCAGCGAATtcaaaaacaatggaaaaaatGGAAACCTGTGTCTGTGAACATAACTGTTACTAGTAGGTTTTGAATCACCATTACCCAATATATTTTAGTACAGGGATTTGGAGAACATTCATTAACTCATCAAATAAGAGATAACGTAATGTTAACAAGAGAATAAAAACacttgtttaaaatatatttaattactaAGCCATGATCTCTCTGAATGCTTCAAGCACAAACTGTAAAAGTGTAAGACCTAATAAGGAATAAAatgtaacaatatttatttttggGAACTGATATAGTAATAGAATTGCTTATTTCCTGGATCATACTTATTTTTTATTGGCACCTAGCATTAAGAAGTATTACTCGGTACATTTTTAATACCaatatacgaataataataacgataataatagcTTTTAGTTGGTATtaaagttttatttgttatctCAGAAAAAATTATGTTAAATAGTTCCAAACTCTACATGATCTCAGACTATCATCACAAAAAGAATAAATTGTATGACTTAACTTAAAACTGAGCACATAATTAATTAGAAAAAGTGAAGATCAGTGAAATGAATTTCTTtttaacaatattatttataaaaccTGTACATTCGCATATAATTATTCAAAAGAATAATTGAATTAAAGGTGTAGATGTTTGTTCTTCTATCGTGAAGGCTATTAGCTGATAAATCTTGATAATTTAAAAGCTTATTCGTACATGAAATCAAGCACTGGTTGTCCGTAAAATAGGGGTTATGAATATCTACAATTTTATATTGGTAAGCCTTGTGAActgattgaataatttaatatcCTATGAGGAAAATTTATTTGTTCGCCTATTTAAAGATAGAATGCTGGGTCTAGTGAGAATCTATTACTATGACATAGAATTTCGTAATATGATTTTTGAATTCTGATacttaaaaaaaactataaaatgaAGACATTTTTACGGACTTATAAATTGTAAACTGTTAGACGATTCAGTAACCAaagttaattttaataaaaagctcgaaacaaatattattactattaggtTATGATTAGAAGTACAgtcaaaataattcaaatctATTGTAAAACTGCCACTAAGACCACAAATATCTCAAAGAAAAAAGATACCATAAATAAAGATGATCACTTCTAATTACGAGGAACAACTGGTGATAGCATTATATCCATCTGATTAACCAGGGCATCTGTCGAAGTCAAGCAGCTTCACTAACATCATTACTATAATACAATATTTTTCAGATACATTTCTACTGAACTCGAGTAAAAATTATCGTCATTTTGATGACGTAAAATCAGATGACataaagtttattaacattGGTTTTTTGAGGTTTTCAGACACTATTtagtaattaatataataaaatttgaAACGTTTTGTAAAAACTTACTAGAAGTAACATTGCATAGCTTCGTTGACTCTGTTTGTGGAGATAAGGGACTATCAAATTCGTCACACAGTTTGGGTCCTGAATCAAACTGGTGATTACTAGATATGTTTGGCGCTCCTTTATGTGGATGGTCAACCGATTCACTATTCTTTGTAACTAGACAGTCTTTTTTACAATTCGAACTTCTAGCATCGAAATAAGAAGTGGCGcctttgaaaaaaattaaaaatatgccATAGCTTTTAGCTTGTGTAATGCAGTAGGAACAAAAAGCTATACATGAACGTTTAactgttttatttaaaatgagaCACTCAACATGTAACCATTTAACACAAAACAACAGCCATTACCATTAAATATTTACCAACGATAATGTCAGtaaacattaaattaaaattcattagtgatacaaataaacaataaactgtTAAACAACTGACAATATCCATATTCAACTACTGTGACAAGTCTAAAGATCAAAATAATTACGCTTTCTCCATATAGGTGTAACTGCTATACAATCAACAAACTATGTTTggataaataaaagtaatgaattatATGTCCTCGTTCGCCTATTAGAGTGTAAACAATTTACACATTTTAGAAGTTCATGATCATAATACtgttagaaaaatatttttttcttaaactttttttcattaaatataaCTAATTACTATTCAGTTGATAGAAGACTTAAGTGGACCGAACTTTCACCTGAATTCGCATTTTAATGTAACCCAAAATTtgataataaatgtatatttcttCTATCTGATTCAATTTTTTAGTGAATTTTCGTTCTCTAACTGCAAGTTTTTAAAACCAGACTTAGATATTTTAGTTTAGGTGTCACACTCAAAGGAGCTTCATGTAAAACGAAAGCACAGAAAATGCTTGAAACCCGATTCCATAGCAGTAACCAACAAACATAATCCCAGAAGGAAACAAAAATAACTTTCTCAACAGAATACCAGACTTTTTAAAACACAAGATTGAGTTAACATTTTGATCAATAATCCCATACACATATGATACAAACACAAATTAAATCTTATTTATTGGAGAGAAGTCAGAAGGTCaatccattttaaaagttgAACTGAGAACTGGAACAGGACCTTTAAAATATTTGGTTGAAAGAAGAACTAATCAAACCTTAATCGAAGGAGATCATGGTTCATTTGTCAGCTCCTTCTCTAATACACAAAGCGAGCAtacatattttgatattttaggACGAAAGTAAATGTATGAAATCATTAATCAAAAAGGGAATGGATGAATGATATTGATtatgtaacaaaataaaactcGTGCGACTTTGGTTAACCCAAAATGTTTACAATACTAAAAATAACTCAAAATGGTATCAATTTCTTTAGACACCTAAAACGTCAAGCAACGGAAAGATTTAAATAACTAAAGCATCAAAAATGAAGAGTAAAATAGCTATCATTACTCTGTAAAGACGTGTCCTATGTTTTCTTCATATACTGCATTGTAGCTTTTATAGAAAAGAGATTTATTATCTTAGAAACACGAGTATTTGATAATAGACAACAGCTCTGTTTATGTAAATCGTTTATTGGTGCCCTGCTGAGCAAGctttttgtattatatataaaataaataacttatgtttgaaaaatatttatggAACGATTTTGGTGAACATTGTCTAAGATCTTTGGTTTCACAAATGTCATGTTAGAGGAAGGACTGAACTATCCGATTTTACGAGCTAGAAAACATGCTTCAATGATTGAAAGTGATCAGTTTATCATATAAACGGATGTGCTATTTTAGTAATTATCCACGGAAAAACAGTGAAACGTTCGTTTTAACTTCTATAGTCACCTaaagaataaaatgattattgtcAGTGGAAGTTACTTTGATGAAGATGTTCCCATAACGTTAAATTAGTGTTTTATTAAAGATATTCCATTCAAAAAGttcatttgaatcatttttACTATTCATTAACCAGGGATTTACATGTTTACTTACAAATCATTATGGTAATCAGATTCGCAAACACATGAAAAGACAGAATATTATTGGCATATATCACCGGTAATAGTCATGCAGTCTTAAGCAGCGAGCATACATATggaaattattaattaatctaACCTACATATCAGACTATAATCTCAAAAATTGACATGGGTTTATCACTTCTCCATTTTTCATTACAGAAAAGGTTTACAAGTACCACAACATGCTAAGCATATGTAGTATTCTTGATCTTTTAATGCAGATTGTGCTACTACAATTTGCCAAGATAAATATTTTAAGACTTTACAGGCACTGTAACTGTTACAAAACGTTTTTAACTATTGTAACGCGTTTACTTGTTTGAGCATGCTTCAACCCTTAAAACTCAGATCGCTCATTACAATATGCCTTTTTTGATACATTCGGTGTACCTACACCAGCAGCATTAtaaacaaggatggatagtggctagcagtggaatccaggacacgcgtttcgtcctatttgagactcgtgaTATGGATGTGCCTGAGTCCTGGAGTTGGTGTTGATTCCGGAACCCAAACCCACTACCAttcttcaaacgccatctcgttatccacttagctactaagtccagaTGGTCACTAGCTTATGCAAGTGGGTGGAATTTTAATGCATTTTTGTATCGGTTGTTTGAATcctttcattgatgtttaggagtgcagtgggaagattcataaaagcaatacaaaaatgaattatctaCACCACAATTTGAGACTAAACTTAAAACTTAATTTCACTGGGATATTAGCGACTTTGGATAATGTGCTTTCTTTATTGTGGTAACTAATCATCATTGGATGTAGATAAACGAACACAGGGAAGAGGTATACTCAAATTATAGGTGctgtttttttcattaaatatgATGTATATTACATATGAAGGTCCATTTGTAAAACTAATACTAATAAGATGTTGTCATTAGAAAGCtaatttataatcaaataaaatataGCAGATTTATAATCTATTCCAGTAGTTTCTCTAGATTTTTTCATGATAATACCAGGAACTGTATGCATGAAATACTTTTATTGGCATACATAGTACTTAATAATATATTTAGAAGGCATTTTAGACAACTCGTAAACTAACCCTAATTTTCACCTAGCAGAAACTTTTTCAACCACTAAATTCATCATCGTCTTTGTATTACAATAATGACATAGCAGTGATAGTTATCTGCAACTCACTATTAATAActataataattgaataaaagttACCTTAAACGTGAAATACGGAAAATTCATTTAGAGTTTAAAAGCAAGTATGATTACTTTTACTTACCTAGACATCGGAAACTGTCAAAGTTTATAGGAATATGCTTTGAATTACATGAGTGATAGTTTGGTCGACTATTTGACTCAGTATTATTTGTCCAATCGACTGACCAGTTAGCACAATAATGTGTTCTGTTTTGACCATCAAGCCATCCATTCTCAAAGGAATCTTCCTGGCTTAAAGGATTACATGACTTTAAATTTTCTATGGTTGGTGCTTGTGGTGCACATAAGTAATCATTTAAAAACATGAATGATGACTTTGCTTTCGATTCGCTTTGGTTCTGATAATCTGGATCACTAGCAATACTAGTATCGGTAAAATCAGAGACATTTGATCTTAAATCCATATGAAGATTATTATGATAATTTGAATACTCTGTGTCACTTGATTGAATGTACTCACTAAGATAATGTGGATGTTCGTTATTAATAATATAAGGATAATTCACAGTTCTCATTACAGAATAATCAGTTTGTGAACATAATTGTACAGGTGTAGAATTAAAATGTTGATCATAGAGATAGTTAGATTGTTGATAATCCTCACcagaaataaattcattactGACTGGatgattattttgtatttttgtgtCATTGATAAATCCACTTGTCAAAGCAAGAGAGCTAGTGGTATAATGCTTTGAATTGAAAACATCCTTTGTCCATGATAGATCATTATCTGAGCAATCACAATTGGGAGTAATTTCTAGATTATTGTCATTAGAACAATTTTCTCGCAACTCCTTGACGTGTcccaaaatatttttatttacactgccacttttattattatcattcattttatatGTGATAGGaatgttgttattattaatgatattagaagTAGTACTGGTATCATTTGGATTATATATAATAGATTGATCGTTAAATGGATAATTTTGCCGTGAAGTAATCCCCATAAATTTAGTAAAGTCATTTTCCAGAAATCTATTCCAGTCTTCATTTTCCATTTCATTAACAGAAGAATCAATTGTGACTGTTGTCGGCTGATTCTGAGTACAGTACCGTTTTTGTGTTGTATGCATATTTCTCGGTTAATATAAATTCATTCGGTATCTAGTGTTCTACATTAATGTATTTTTTGAGAATCACAAAGcaacatttttttatatattataatcCTTTGATCAGtaattttaaacaatacaatcagaaaaatatttacggaataaaacaaattcattaatttttcaTTGGTTCTAATCAACTACAGATAGTTTTAGGAAGAGAATCATTGCATAAAGAATTAATGTAAGTTTTAATGTGCTAATTTATATGACAACTACAAAATGAAGCAGATAAAATTACCATTATTTTGATTTATCCATCAGTATAGAATCATATATGTACTTAAAAAAGCTCCATTTCCCTCACCTTAAAGCTATGACGAAAGTGTGAATTTCTATACATTGTTTGAGCTGAATTACTTCCAGATGTGAAGTAATCTTTACACTAAAATCTATTCGTCCTAAAACTCTGTTGTTGTCTATAGCGCTGATTATTCTCCTTAATCATTATTTTCAGTTAAGTTAATGTTTCGTTATAGTTTAACAACCTTCATATTTATgtctgacatatatatatatatatatatatatatatatatatatattgagagaGATAAATAGGTTATTTTGAGAACACATTTTTACGCTCGAAATTTCTGAATATTTAACCAGTGGGCTGCAATATCTGCTCTATAACCCAGTAATGGTAACTCCAATTGAGCATTTGATCAAAAGATATTTTCTTAGAAACAGATACTTATAATGAAGATCTCTACATGTCCTTTAGTCAAATTGTATTCATGAGTGAATACAAAAAGTAACTATTTATTTGAAGTGTCTTATACTACAAGTCATCTTATGAGGAAGCTTTAAAATATACTTCATGTGAACGGAAATTTTACTGTTTATTCATCCCAATTAAAACTTAACTACTTCAACTATGTCAAACTAGGGAACAATGTCCTTTCAATGAAAATTGAGTATGAAAAACTAAAAACACAGAACAAACCTTCCAGCAACtatgataaatttttttttggttttgtaAACTGTGATACATTGAGGTGTTTTTTTAGGCATTCACTAAGTGccataacaaaataaaagtaCCACAAGTCCTTATAACCATTATTTAAAATGCCTCACACTATATTTGTTTGATATGCTTTATGAAGTTTAATATTTTTCAACAGAAACAAACAGTAAATAGAAAGCATAGAAAATATTAATACATTCATTTGATGATTACTAAGGTTAATCACTTAGGAGTAATAGATTATGACTACAAACGCTTTTTAGACATGCTGAGTACCAATAAGCTAGTTTGTAAGGAAACAACAGTGCAATTAGTTTCGCCAAAACgtttaaaaaaagatataataaaaatatcgaCAGGATGCTATGAGTTTACCATATTTTGTGCTTTCTCTTTAACAGCATATAAGATAATAAATCTATTTGTTTAGACTGTTAACATAGAAGTCTTAGGAAAGAGTTATT comes from Schistosoma haematobium chromosome 3, whole genome shotgun sequence and encodes:
- a CDS encoding hypothetical protein (EggNog:ENOG410V7AR~COG:K); translated protein: MHTTQKRYCTQNQPTTVTIDSSVNEMENEDWNRFLENDFTKFMGITSRQNYPFNDQSIIYNPNDTSTTSNIINNNNIPITYKMNDNNKSGSVNKNILGHVKELRENCSNDNNLEITPNCDCSDNDLSWTKDVFNSKHYTTSSLALTSGFINDTKIQNNHPVSNEFISGEDYQQSNYLYDQHFNSTPVQLCSQTDYSVMRTVNYPYIINNEHPHYLSEYIQSSDTEYSNYHNNLHMDLRSNVSDFTDTSIASDPDYQNQSESKAKSSFMFLNDYLCAPQAPTIENLKSCNPLSQEDSFENGWLDGQNRTHYCANWSVDWTNNTESNSRPNYHSCNSKHIPINFDSFRCLDTGSETPIPNAFNLSSGAYFWLYNSQCKGPKASPLISLTNTMVLNNSAEDDQSSLTENCTSSVYQDDFVSSSASSRVINPVIHYPISPLSLPGYPFVVFEDPVQRRYDLVHCSKLRRGDGNDVTPNLMRLRSMGEELAHLNRNITAQGELIATGASSVLDQPDMNLDFKVIQDLSGSIFNSKIVEQAKREKNKLASK